The proteins below come from a single Gordonia sp. X0973 genomic window:
- a CDS encoding DUF5318 family protein has translation MAVPHPDPQAWEESAPRQVVDYALQRRARLAEVNSGRVAVGEVCDANPYLLTAAAFHGTPSDTTCPICRKEPLTLVSWVFGDRLGQVSGSARSAAEIEQLAGSSAEFSVHVVEVCRTCHWNHLVRSYVSGLKSPPSRKRRMAK, from the coding sequence ATGGCCGTGCCGCACCCGGACCCGCAGGCGTGGGAGGAGTCCGCGCCCCGACAGGTGGTGGACTACGCCCTGCAGCGCCGCGCACGGCTGGCCGAGGTCAACTCCGGTCGCGTCGCCGTCGGCGAGGTGTGCGACGCCAATCCGTATCTGCTGACCGCCGCCGCCTTCCACGGCACGCCGTCGGACACCACCTGCCCGATCTGCCGCAAAGAGCCGCTGACGCTGGTGTCCTGGGTGTTCGGGGACCGACTCGGCCAGGTGTCCGGCTCAGCACGATCGGCCGCCGAGATCGAGCAGCTCGCCGGCAGCAGCGCCGAGTTCTCGGTCCACGTCGTCGAGGTGTGTCGCACCTGTCACTGGAACCATTTGGTGCGTTCCTACGTTTCCGGTCTGAAATCTCCGCCGTCGCGTAAACGTAGAATGGCGAAGTGA